Proteins encoded by one window of Candidatus Paceibacterota bacterium:
- the tsf gene encoding elongation factor Ts (EF-Ts; functions during elongation stage of protein translation; forms a dimer; associates with EF-Tu-GDP complex and promotes exchange of GDP to GTP resulting in regeneration of the active form of EF-Tu), which translates to MDQVKELRDITGVSVMQCKKALEEAEGDKEKAIEILKRKSKDIAGKKGDRTLGSGTVQSYIHLGGSVGSMVELSSETDFVSKNEEFKKLAYDIAMHVAAANPEFVRREDISEEVIEDLKKVFTEEALAAGKNDPVVKEKVVLGKLNTYFAERALLEQPFVKNGDVTVGALVDEAVQKFGERIEIARFARFSTVR; encoded by the coding sequence ATGGATCAAGTTAAGGAATTGCGCGACATAACAGGTGTTTCCGTTATGCAGTGTAAAAAAGCTCTCGAGGAAGCAGAGGGAGACAAAGAAAAGGCAATTGAAATCTTAAAAAGAAAAAGTAAAGATATTGCCGGAAAGAAAGGTGACAGGACTTTGGGTTCTGGCACTGTTCAGTCATACATTCACTTAGGTGGTTCTGTTGGTTCAATGGTTGAGCTTTCTTCTGAAACTGACTTCGTTTCAAAAAACGAAGAGTTTAAGAAACTTGCCTATGACATTGCAATGCATGTTGCGGCAGCAAATCCAGAGTTTGTTCGACGTGAGGATATCTCCGAGGAAGTTATCGAAGACTTAAAAAAAGTATTTACTGAAGAGGCTCTAGCTGCTGGTAAGAATGATCCTGTTGTTAAGGAGAAGGTTGTTTTGGGTAAATTAAATACATACTTTGCAGAGAGGGCTCTACTTGAACAGCCTTTTGTAAAGAATGGTGATGTTACTGTTGGAGCATTGGTGGATGAGGCAGTTCAGAAATTTGGGGAGCGTATTGAAATTGCACGCTTTGCACGTTTTTCCACAGTTAGGTAG
- the rpmE gene encoding 50S ribosomal protein L31 has protein sequence MKKEIHPKYNDEIKATCACGATYVVSSGLPEIKVEICSACHPFYTGNEKVIDTAGRVERFKKRKAAAEPTKKAVKKS, from the coding sequence ATGAAGAAAGAGATTCACCCAAAATATAACGACGAAATTAAGGCTACCTGCGCCTGTGGAGCGACTTACGTCGTTTCTTCTGGTTTGCCTGAAATTAAGGTGGAAATCTGTAGTGCTTGCCACCCATTCTATACTGGCAACGAAAAGGTTATCGACACCGCCGGACGTGTTGAGCGTTTCAAAAAGCGCAAGGCAGCCGCAGAACCTACTAAGAAAGCAGTTAAAAAGTCTTAG
- a CDS encoding lmo0937 family membrane protein, giving the protein MLQTTIIVLLILWLLGFSFNLGGDLIHTLLVIAIIAFIVRLLSN; this is encoded by the coding sequence ATGCTTCAAACAACTATAATCGTTTTACTCATTCTCTGGTTACTTGGCTTCAGTTTTAATCTAGGTGGCGACCTTATTCACACACTCCTTGTCATCGCAATCATTGCTTTTATTGTTCGCTTACTTTCAAATTAA
- the rpsB gene encoding 30S ribosomal protein S2, with translation MQKNTKEIPSMEALLKAGAHFGYSRTRRHPSIKKSLLGSKNHADIIDLDKTSEMLEIACDFVRELGKQGKQIIFVGSKPEARDIVKEAAQSIDMPFVTERWIGGTLTNLSEIRKRVERLLQINDEKEKGTIARYTKKERLIIDLELGRLNRYFFGLISLKSMPGAMFVIDSKKEAIAIVEAKNVKVPVISVSNSDCDVSVVTYPIVGNDASTSSIKLFVESIVNAYQEGVSMREEVAK, from the coding sequence ATGCAGAAAAATACTAAAGAAATACCAAGCATGGAAGCGCTACTTAAGGCAGGCGCTCATTTCGGCTATTCCCGCACAAGACGTCACCCATCAATAAAAAAGTCACTTTTAGGTTCAAAAAATCACGCTGATATCATAGATCTTGATAAAACAAGTGAAATGCTTGAGATAGCTTGTGATTTTGTCAGAGAGCTTGGAAAACAAGGCAAGCAGATTATCTTTGTTGGTTCTAAGCCAGAAGCTCGCGATATTGTTAAAGAAGCAGCACAATCAATCGATATGCCTTTTGTCACAGAGCGTTGGATTGGAGGAACTTTGACTAATCTTTCAGAAATTAGAAAGCGAGTAGAAAGACTTTTGCAAATTAATGACGAAAAAGAAAAAGGTACAATTGCACGTTATACAAAAAAGGAACGTCTTATTATCGACTTAGAGCTCGGAAGACTCAACCGATATTTCTTTGGTTTGATTTCTCTAAAGAGTATGCCTGGTGCAATGTTTGTTATTGATTCTAAAAAAGAAGCCATTGCAATCGTCGAAGCCAAAAACGTTAAAGTTCCAGTTATCAGTGTCTCAAACTCTGACTGTGATGTTTCAGTGGTTACATATCCTATTGTTGGTAACGACGCTTCAACTTCAAGTATTAAACTTTTTGTTGAAAGCATCGTGAATGCATACCAAGAAGGGGTATCGATGCGCGAAGAGGTTGCTAAATAA
- a CDS encoding PCRF domain-containing protein, with amino-acid sequence MQDLENWKKNSKTAYLATQFEQLLKEEEEINSMVESDSSMGEIAEEELKRISEQKEIIEKQIETIFESEKEEVAKPTGAILEVYAGVGGEEAALFAEELSIMYQRYAESRNWSVTRLDESRSELGGYKEVSFEVKGKGAYEALQFETGVHRVQRIPATEKSGRVHTSTASVSVLPIRTRFSYTISPADVEMELSRSGGAGGQNVNKVETAVRLIHKPTGVAVRCQSERSQLKNREKAFEMLSARLSMLKEEEEFNKLSAEKKSQIGTRDRSEKIRTYNVLQDRVTDHRIKQTWHNIEGILAGGLDPIIRTFEGFNGVIPSGGEGEQDED; translated from the coding sequence ATGCAGGATCTTGAAAACTGGAAGAAGAACTCAAAGACCGCTTATCTGGCGACTCAGTTTGAGCAATTACTGAAAGAAGAGGAAGAGATAAACTCTATGGTTGAGAGCGATTCTTCCATGGGCGAAATTGCAGAGGAGGAGTTAAAAAGAATTTCTGAGCAAAAAGAAATAATCGAAAAGCAGATTGAGACAATCTTTGAATCAGAGAAGGAGGAGGTGGCAAAACCAACCGGTGCCATTTTAGAAGTGTATGCGGGTGTAGGGGGAGAAGAAGCTGCACTTTTTGCGGAAGAGCTTTCTATTATGTATCAGCGATATGCTGAATCTCGTAATTGGTCTGTGACTAGACTTGATGAATCGCGAAGTGAACTTGGTGGATATAAAGAAGTTTCGTTTGAAGTAAAAGGAAAGGGAGCTTATGAAGCGCTTCAGTTTGAAACCGGGGTTCATCGAGTGCAGAGAATTCCTGCAACGGAAAAATCAGGTAGAGTGCACACGTCAACAGCATCTGTTTCGGTTTTACCGATTCGTACTCGTTTTTCATACACAATATCTCCGGCTGATGTGGAGATGGAACTTTCTCGTTCCGGTGGTGCTGGTGGGCAAAACGTTAATAAAGTTGAAACGGCTGTACGCCTTATTCACAAACCAACAGGGGTTGCGGTGCGTTGCCAGAGCGAGAGAAGTCAGTTGAAAAATCGCGAGAAGGCTTTTGAAATGCTTTCCGCGCGCCTCTCAATGCTCAAAGAAGAAGAAGAGTTTAATAAGCTTTCTGCTGAAAAAAAGAGCCAGATTGGAACTCGCGACCGTTCAGAAAAAATTCGCACGTATAATGTTCTTCAAGATCGTGTCACCGACCATCGTATCAAGCAGACATGGCACAATATCGAGGGAATACTCGCTGGGGGCTTAGATCCGATAATTAGGACGTTTGAGGGGTTTAACGGGGTGATTCCTAGTGGAGGGGAGGGAGAACAAGACGAAGACTAA